The genomic stretch GGCGGTCGTGGTCTTGGCGACGCCGCCCTTGAGGTTGATGAAACTGATGACCTCCGGCACGCCTACAGTTCGCGGAGCTTCGCGAGCACCGCTTCGGGGCGCACCGTGTACGCGCCTGTCGTCTCCTCAACGTGCTGGTAGCGCACGACGCCGCTGCGGTCGATCACGAAGATCGCCCGGCCACTGATGCCGCGCTCGTCGATGGCGACGCCGTACTGCCGGGCCACATCCAGCTTCATGTCGGCCAGCAGGGGCACCTCGATGCCGTACTCGGCGGCCCAGGCCTTGTGGGCATGCACCGAGTCGCGGTTCACGCCCAGCACGACCGCGCCGGCATCGGCGAAGTCGTCCTGGCGGCCGGAATACTCGGGCAGCTGCATGCTGCACACCGGGCTGAAATCCAGCGGATAGAACACCAGCACCACGTGCTGATGCCCCCGGTACGAGCTGAGCGTGATGTTCTGCCCGGTCGACGCGGGCAGCGTGAAGTCGGGCGCAGGCTGGCCGACAAGGGTGGCGGGCGCAGTGGTCATGCGCGAAGTGTAGCGGGCACGGGCCTGACGAGATGGTGAGGATGGGGCACGATGCCCGATACCTCGCCCATGACGCGATCAGACCACTTGACCTCAGGGGATGAGCAGGAGGTTCAGTGGCGACATGCCCGACGATGTCAGGTTGACCTGTCCAGCCACACCGTGACCGGAGCCGTGCGCCACGACGTTCCAGCCGCGCGTGAGCTGGAGGTTGACGGTCACGGCTGCACCGGAGCACTGTGCCTTCACGGTCGCGGTCACCGGCCGGTCGGCGTAGACCAGTTCAGTACGGGTGCG from Deinococcus sp. AB2017081 encodes the following:
- a CDS encoding peroxiredoxin, which codes for MTTAPATLVGQPAPDFTLPASTGQNITLSSYRGHQHVVLVFYPLDFSPVCSMQLPEYSGRQDDFADAGAVVLGVNRDSVHAHKAWAAEYGIEVPLLADMKLDVARQYGVAIDERGISGRAIFVIDRSGVVRYQHVEETTGAYTVRPEAVLAKLREL